From the genome of Streptacidiphilus rugosus AM-16, one region includes:
- a CDS encoding N-acyl-D-amino-acid deacylase family protein, with the protein MLDHLIKGATLVDGTGAAARGADVGLKDGRIAVIAEAGRCQESAVSVEDATGLVLSPGFVDPHTHYDAQLFWDPYATPSLDHGVTTVAGGNCGFTLAPLNPARPDDADYTRRMMARVEGMALAALEEGVPWGWSSFGEYLAALEGRIAVNAGFMVGHCALRRYVMGPDAVGGQPTPAQLDAMTALLKQAMTEGAWGLSTTQSGTHSDGDGKPVASRHARREEMLALCRAVGEAPGTQIEAIVAGCLDMFADEEIDLLVEMSAVAGRPLNWNVLTIDAAVPGRVPRQLLASQRAREAGGRIVALTMPILTPMNMSLGTFCALNLIPGWGEILGLPVPERIARLQRPEVRAEMLRRADSPEAGVFRRLADFGRYVIGDTYSDANIGVSGRVVRDIAAERGQDPFATLVEICVNDRLRTVLWPMPTDNDPDSWELRRATWQHEDVMLGGSDAGAHLDRMCGAPYTTRFLGDCLRRRRLVPLEQAVRMLTSDPAELFGLRGRGTVAVGNFADLVLFDPDRIDAGPATLVHDLPGDSPRLDSRPEGVVAVRVNGVETVRETKLTGAVPGTVLRSGRDTRTVSTRG; encoded by the coding sequence ATGCTCGACCATCTGATCAAGGGCGCGACGCTCGTCGACGGCACCGGCGCGGCGGCGCGTGGCGCGGACGTGGGACTGAAGGACGGCAGGATCGCCGTCATCGCGGAGGCCGGCCGCTGCCAGGAGTCCGCCGTCTCGGTGGAGGACGCGACCGGCCTGGTGCTGAGCCCCGGCTTCGTCGACCCGCACACCCACTACGACGCCCAGCTCTTCTGGGACCCGTACGCCACGCCCTCGCTGGACCACGGCGTCACCACCGTCGCCGGCGGCAACTGCGGCTTCACCCTCGCCCCGCTCAACCCGGCCCGGCCGGACGACGCCGACTACACCCGCCGGATGATGGCGCGGGTGGAGGGCATGGCGCTGGCCGCGCTGGAGGAGGGCGTGCCGTGGGGGTGGTCCTCCTTCGGCGAGTACCTCGCCGCACTGGAGGGCAGGATCGCCGTCAACGCGGGCTTCATGGTCGGCCACTGCGCGCTGCGCCGCTACGTCATGGGCCCGGACGCGGTCGGCGGGCAGCCGACGCCCGCACAGCTCGACGCGATGACCGCGCTGCTCAAGCAGGCCATGACGGAGGGCGCGTGGGGGCTCTCCACGACGCAGTCCGGCACCCACTCGGACGGCGACGGCAAGCCGGTCGCCTCGCGCCACGCTCGGCGCGAGGAGATGCTCGCCCTGTGCCGGGCCGTGGGAGAGGCCCCTGGCACCCAGATCGAGGCGATCGTGGCGGGCTGCCTGGACATGTTCGCGGACGAGGAGATCGACCTGCTGGTCGAGATGAGCGCGGTGGCCGGCCGCCCGCTCAACTGGAACGTCCTCACCATCGACGCCGCCGTGCCGGGCCGGGTCCCGCGCCAGCTCCTCGCCTCGCAGCGGGCGCGGGAGGCGGGCGGCCGCATCGTCGCGCTGACCATGCCGATCCTCACCCCGATGAACATGAGCCTGGGCACCTTCTGCGCGCTCAACCTGATCCCCGGGTGGGGCGAGATCCTCGGCCTGCCGGTGCCCGAGCGGATCGCCCGGCTCCAGCGTCCCGAGGTCCGCGCCGAGATGCTGCGCCGGGCGGACAGCCCGGAGGCGGGCGTCTTCCGGCGGCTGGCCGACTTCGGCCGGTACGTCATCGGGGACACCTACTCGGACGCCAACATCGGCGTCTCCGGCCGGGTCGTCCGCGACATCGCCGCGGAGCGGGGCCAGGACCCCTTCGCGACGCTGGTGGAGATCTGCGTCAACGACCGGCTGCGCACGGTGCTGTGGCCGATGCCGACGGACAACGACCCGGACAGCTGGGAGCTGCGCCGCGCCACCTGGCAGCACGAGGACGTCATGCTGGGCGGCTCGGACGCGGGCGCGCACCTGGACCGGATGTGCGGCGCGCCGTACACCACCCGCTTCCTCGGCGACTGCCTGCGGCGGCGCCGGCTGGTCCCGCTGGAGCAGGCGGTCAGGATGCTGACCTCCGACCCGGCCGAGCTGTTCGGCCTGCGCGGCCGGGGCACGGTCGCCGTCGGGAACTTCGCGGACCTGGTCCTCTTCGACCCCGACCGTATCGACGCCGGCCCGGCGACCCTGGTCCACGACCTCCCTGGCGACAGCCCCCGCCTCGACTCCCGCCCGGAGGGCGTGGTGGCGGTCCGCGTCAACGGGGTCGAGACGGTCCGGGAGACGAAGCTGACCGGCGCGGTGCCGGGCACGGTGCTCCGCTCCGGGCGTGACACGAGGACCGTGTCGACCAGGGGTTAG
- a CDS encoding LLM class flavin-dependent oxidoreductase, translating into MEFGIFIQGYVPRSRSLADPLAEHHALMEEMDYVVQADRAGFKYAWITEHHFLEEYSHISANDVVIGYLAHATERIHVGSGIFNPLPRVNHPVKVAERVAMLDHLSGGRFEFGTGRGAGSHEILGFLPEVTDMNATKEMWEETIGEFPRMWLNEEYPGFSGKHWSLPPRKVLPKPYGASHPAMWYAAGSPSSYEMAARKGLGVLGFSVQKVSDMEWVVESYKHAIREAEPVGAFVNDNVMVTSTAICAETSAEARRIAVNGGLNYLQSLLFRYHDTFPRPEGIPVWPELLPEYNEELIDLLIAEELMICGDPDEVLRQCKRWESAGADQLVFGLPIGIPPEQTAQTISLIGEHVIPKIDTDPVHRTTRFRQAAS; encoded by the coding sequence ATGGAGTTCGGCATCTTCATCCAGGGCTACGTGCCCAGAAGTCGCTCCCTGGCCGATCCGCTGGCCGAGCACCACGCCCTCATGGAGGAGATGGACTACGTCGTCCAGGCCGACCGGGCCGGGTTCAAGTACGCGTGGATCACCGAACATCACTTCCTGGAGGAGTACTCGCACATCTCCGCCAACGACGTGGTGATCGGCTACCTCGCGCACGCCACCGAGCGGATCCACGTCGGCTCGGGCATCTTCAACCCGCTGCCCAGGGTCAACCACCCGGTCAAGGTCGCCGAGCGGGTCGCCATGCTCGACCATCTCTCCGGCGGGCGCTTCGAGTTCGGGACCGGTCGCGGCGCGGGCAGCCACGAGATCCTCGGCTTCCTCCCCGAGGTGACCGACATGAACGCCACCAAGGAGATGTGGGAGGAGACGATCGGCGAGTTCCCCAGGATGTGGCTGAACGAGGAGTACCCGGGCTTCAGCGGCAAGCACTGGTCGCTGCCGCCGCGCAAGGTGCTGCCCAAGCCGTACGGGGCCTCCCACCCGGCCATGTGGTACGCGGCCGGCAGCCCCTCCTCGTACGAGATGGCCGCGCGCAAGGGCCTGGGGGTCCTCGGCTTCAGCGTGCAGAAGGTCTCCGACATGGAGTGGGTCGTCGAGAGCTACAAGCACGCGATCCGCGAGGCGGAGCCGGTCGGCGCCTTCGTCAACGACAACGTGATGGTCACCTCGACCGCGATCTGCGCCGAGACCTCCGCGGAGGCGAGGCGGATCGCGGTCAACGGCGGGCTCAACTACCTGCAGTCGCTGCTCTTCCGCTATCACGACACCTTCCCCCGCCCCGAGGGCATCCCGGTCTGGCCGGAGCTGCTGCCCGAGTACAACGAGGAGCTCATCGACCTGCTGATCGCCGAGGAGCTGATGATCTGCGGCGACCCCGACGAGGTGCTGCGACAGTGCAAGCGCTGGGAGTCGGCCGGCGCGGACCAGCTCGTCTTCGGTCTGCCGATCGGCATCCCGCCGGAGCAGACCGCGCAGACCATCAGCCTGATCGGCGAGCACGTCATTCCCAAGATCGACACCGATCCGGTCCACCGCACCACGCGGTTCCGGCAGGCCGCGAGCTGA
- a CDS encoding SDR family NAD(P)-dependent oxidoreductase → MSAPSGRLAGRTVLITGAARGQGEAEARLFAAEGAQVLLGDVLDDQGEALAKELQLELGEDRVRYQHLDVGSEEDWAAAVDAAVSAFGKLDGLLNNAGILRFNELVSTPLEEYLTVVRVNQIGCFLGMRAAAPAIEAAGGGSIVNTASYTALTGMALLTSYAATKGAIVAMTRVAALELAPKGIRVNAICPGAIDTPMSDPANAFVGESGAPLMSAEDAAAIAAATHELYAKAVPLGRIGRPEEMAKLALFLTSADSSYLTGQPLVADGGWMAGVSIG, encoded by the coding sequence ATGTCCGCACCTTCCGGTCGTCTCGCCGGCCGCACCGTCCTGATCACCGGCGCCGCGCGCGGTCAGGGCGAGGCCGAGGCCCGCCTCTTCGCCGCCGAGGGCGCCCAGGTGCTGCTCGGCGACGTCCTGGACGACCAGGGCGAGGCCCTGGCCAAGGAGCTGCAGCTGGAGCTCGGCGAGGATCGGGTCCGCTACCAGCATCTGGACGTCGGCAGCGAGGAGGACTGGGCCGCCGCGGTCGACGCCGCCGTCTCCGCCTTCGGCAAGCTCGACGGCCTGCTGAACAACGCCGGCATCCTGCGCTTCAACGAGCTGGTCAGCACCCCGCTGGAGGAGTACCTCACGGTGGTGCGGGTCAACCAGATCGGCTGCTTCCTCGGCATGCGCGCCGCCGCGCCCGCGATCGAGGCCGCGGGCGGTGGCAGCATCGTCAACACCGCCTCCTACACCGCACTCACCGGCATGGCGCTACTGACCTCCTATGCGGCCACCAAGGGCGCGATCGTCGCGATGACCCGCGTCGCGGCGCTGGAGCTGGCTCCGAAGGGCATCCGGGTCAACGCGATCTGCCCGGGAGCGATCGACACCCCGATGTCCGACCCGGCCAACGCCTTCGTCGGCGAGAGCGGCGCGCCGCTGATGAGCGCGGAGGACGCGGCGGCGATCGCGGCGGCGACGCACGAGCTCTACGCCAAGGCCGTCCCGCTCGGCCGGATCGGCCGCCCGGAGGAGATGGCGAAGCTGGCCCTCTTCCTGACCTCCGCCGACTCCTCCTATCTCACCGGCCAGCCCCTGGTCGCCGACGGCGGCTGGATGGCGGGCGTCAGTATCGGCTGA